The Hippoglossus stenolepis isolate QCI-W04-F060 chromosome 11, HSTE1.2, whole genome shotgun sequence genome includes a window with the following:
- the LOC118118273 gene encoding 5-beta-cholestane-3-alpha,7-alpha-diol 12-alpha-hydroxylase-like, whose product MGLLLPLLLGLLSCLIGGLYLLGVFRQHRPGEPPLDKGLIPWLGHVFEFRRNTLKFIEKMKQKHGDVFTVQLGGFYFTFLLDPLSFGAFVKESREKVDFRLVTKHVVRRVFGYVAEGDDHTFLQVSNNKHLKADGLKVLTQAMMDNLQNLMSHEIGSAADQSSWKEDGLFRYSYNILFRAGYLSLYGNASPKSEESEEKAKEKDRAESEALFKEFRKYDKLFPNLAYGILSPRERLETKRLLELFWNTLSVQKTTMKNDISGWIWERYQYREETGMKESMISRYMFMLLWASQGNTGPTGFWLLLFLMKHPEAMRAVKEEIDKVLKESGQEVRRGGPSINLTYEMLKKTPILDSALEETLRLCVAPVLNRAVLQDMTLKMADGREYFIRKGDRMAMFPYCTVQTDPEIHPDPHSFKYDRFLNPDGSKKTDFYKNGQKVKFYNMPWGAGVSMCPGRFFASNEMKQFVFLVLAYFEIELKNPEEKIPEFDFSRWGIGSMHPNREVQFRYRPSF is encoded by the coding sequence ATGGGACTGCTGCTACCTCTCCTTCTTGGTTTACTCTCCTGTTTGATTGGAGGACTCTACCTACTTGGTGTGTTTCGACAGCACCGACCAGGAGAACCCCCTTTGGATAAGGGGCTCATCCCTTGGCTGGGTCATGTCTTTGAGTTTCGCAGGAACACATTAAAATTCATCGAGAAGATGAAGCAAAAACACGGCGATGTGTTCACAGTGCAGCTGGGAGGGTTTTATTTCACATTCCTTCTGGATCCTCTGTCGTTTGGGGCATTTGTTAAGGAGAGTCGAGAAAAAGTGGACTTCAGACTGGTTACTAAACATGTGGTGCGCAGAGTGTTTGGATATGTGGCAGAGGGGGATGACCACACTTTTCTCCAGGTCTCCAACAACAAGCACCTCAAGGCGGACGGCCTGAAGGTATTGACACAAGCTATGATGGATAATTTGCAGAATCTGATGTCTCATGAAATCGGCTCAGCAGCAGACCAAAGCAGCTGGAAGGAAGATGGACTGTTTAGGTACAGCTACAATATCCTTTTCAGGGCCGGCTACTTATCTCTGTATGGCAATGCATCTCCCAAGTCAGAAGAAAGTGAGGAGAAAgccaaagagaaagacagagcgGAATCTGAAGCCTTGTTTAAAGAGTTTCGTAAATATGACAAACTGTTCCCCAACCTGGCTTACGGGATCCTCTCACCGAGGGAAAGGTTGGAAACAAAGAGGCTGTTGGAACTATTCTGGAACACTCTGTCGGTGCAGAAGACGACGATGAAGAACGACATCAGTGGCTGGATCTGGGAGAGGTACCAGTATCGAGAGGAGACGGGTATGAAGGAGTCAATGATAAGCAGATACATGTTCATGCTTCTTTGGGCCTCTCAGGGCAACACAGGGCCCACTGGATTctggctgctcctcttcctcatgaaACACCCAGAAGCCATGAGAGCAGTGAAGGAAGAGATTGACAAGGTTCTGAAGGAATCAGGGCAGGAAGTCAGACGTGGTGGCCCTTCTATCAACCTGACCTATGAAATGCTGAAGAAAACACCCATCCTGGACAGTGCTTTGGAAGAGACCCTCCGACTCTGTGTTGCACCTGTCCTCAACAGAGCTGTGCTCCAGGATATGACCCTCAAGATGGCAGATGGGCGTGAATATTTCATACGCAAAGGTGACAGAATGGCTATGTTTCCTTATTGTACTGTTCAAACTGACCCAGAGATCCACCCTGACCCACATTCATTCAAATATGACCGCTTTCTGAATCCTGACGGGAGCAAGAAAACTGACTTTTACAAGAATGGGCAGAAGGTGAAGTTTTACAACATGCCCTGGGGTGCTGGGGTCTCCATGTGTCCCGGGCGTTTCTTTGCCTCTAATGAGATgaagcagtttgttttcctGGTGTTGGCCTACTTCGAGATTGAGCTGAAGAATCCTGAGGAGAAGATACCTGAATTCGACTTCAGCCGATGGGGCATTGGATCCATGCATCCTAACAGAGAGGTCCAGTTTCGATACCGACCCTCATTTTAA
- the bcl10 gene encoding B-cell lymphoma/leukemia 10 isoform X1 has protein sequence MDVPQITEDEMAEIKKDVLTRLRHYLCDKIRAERHVDYLRSRRILTRDDAEEISCRSTQTKRTAMLLDHLADNPRGLDALIDSIRELRSQNFIVTRITDEVQKAKNEKIESLRAGASSSSSDSNLCTPSSTSDPPTTFSNNSTMLFHPDGERSTSSSDVVGSLTLPSLQRGGDLSSVAVASIAVASSTTSSSLPRPGDPGAPPLPDEGIVESPSNIDVAGSGCTSSGGDPNFQPLRSRSLTPTSHPKMF, from the exons atggatgttCCTCAGATCACTGAAGATGAGATGGCAGAGATTAAAAAAGAC GTGCTGACCAGACTGCGGCACTACCTCTGTGACAAGATCAGGGCCGAGCGCCACGTCGACTACCTGCGCTCTCGTAGGATCCTGACACGGGATGATGCAGAGGAAATCAGCTGCAGGTCCACGCAGACCAAGAGGACGGCCATGTTGTTGGACCACCTGGCCGACAACCCCCGGGGCCTGGACGCCTTGATAGATTCCATTCGGGAATTGCGCTCACAAAACTTTATCGTCACCAGGATCACGGACGAGGTGCAAAAGGCCAAAAATGAGAAGATCGAGTCTCTCAGGG CAGGTGCTTCCAGTTCTTCATCTGACAGCAACCTTTGCACTCCAAGCTCGACCAGCGACCCCCccacaacattttcaaacaactCCACCATGCTTTTCCACCCAGACGGAGAACGAAGCACTTCCTCCTCAGACGTAGTCGGCTCACTCACCCTGCCGTCGTTACAGAGAGGTGGAGACTTGTCCTCTGTGGCTGTTGCTAGCATCGCCGTAGCGTCCTCCACTACCTCCTCCAGCCTCCCGAGGCCGGGAGACCCCGGAGCTCCTCCGCTGCCTGATGAGGGGATTGTCGAGTCCCCCTCCAACATAGACGTCGCAGGGTCGGGGTGCACCAGCAGTGGCGGGGACCCGAACTTCCAGCCACTGCGGTCGCGCTCGCTGACTCCGACGTCACacccaaaaatgttttaa
- the bcl10 gene encoding B-cell lymphoma/leukemia 10 isoform X2 produces MDVPQITEDEMAEIKKDVLTRLRHYLCDKIRAERHVDYLRSRRILTRDDAEEISCRSTQTKRTAMLLDHLADNPRGLDALIDSIRELRSQNFIVTRITDEVQKAKNEKIESLRGASSSSSDSNLCTPSSTSDPPTTFSNNSTMLFHPDGERSTSSSDVVGSLTLPSLQRGGDLSSVAVASIAVASSTTSSSLPRPGDPGAPPLPDEGIVESPSNIDVAGSGCTSSGGDPNFQPLRSRSLTPTSHPKMF; encoded by the exons atggatgttCCTCAGATCACTGAAGATGAGATGGCAGAGATTAAAAAAGAC GTGCTGACCAGACTGCGGCACTACCTCTGTGACAAGATCAGGGCCGAGCGCCACGTCGACTACCTGCGCTCTCGTAGGATCCTGACACGGGATGATGCAGAGGAAATCAGCTGCAGGTCCACGCAGACCAAGAGGACGGCCATGTTGTTGGACCACCTGGCCGACAACCCCCGGGGCCTGGACGCCTTGATAGATTCCATTCGGGAATTGCGCTCACAAAACTTTATCGTCACCAGGATCACGGACGAGGTGCAAAAGGCCAAAAATGAGAAGATCGAGTCTCTCAGGG GTGCTTCCAGTTCTTCATCTGACAGCAACCTTTGCACTCCAAGCTCGACCAGCGACCCCCccacaacattttcaaacaactCCACCATGCTTTTCCACCCAGACGGAGAACGAAGCACTTCCTCCTCAGACGTAGTCGGCTCACTCACCCTGCCGTCGTTACAGAGAGGTGGAGACTTGTCCTCTGTGGCTGTTGCTAGCATCGCCGTAGCGTCCTCCACTACCTCCTCCAGCCTCCCGAGGCCGGGAGACCCCGGAGCTCCTCCGCTGCCTGATGAGGGGATTGTCGAGTCCCCCTCCAACATAGACGTCGCAGGGTCGGGGTGCACCAGCAGTGGCGGGGACCCGAACTTCCAGCCACTGCGGTCGCGCTCGCTGACTCCGACGTCACacccaaaaatgttttaa